A portion of the Calothrix sp. 336/3 genome contains these proteins:
- a CDS encoding STAS domain-containing protein, translating to MQTTVNYPKISVIRPQGCLNVTNALEFERDLTQQLVQHKVSVLVIDLGLVELLDSTGLMALISGLKLAQSVGSHFRLCSVSPAIRMIFEVTQLESVFEISEGDILVA from the coding sequence ATGCAAACAACAGTTAACTATCCCAAAATTTCAGTCATTCGTCCCCAAGGATGCTTAAACGTCACTAACGCTCTAGAATTTGAACGTGATTTAACTCAACAACTCGTACAACACAAAGTTTCAGTCTTGGTAATTGACTTAGGACTGGTGGAATTGCTCGACAGTACAGGATTAATGGCTCTCATCTCAGGATTAAAACTCGCCCAGAGCGTCGGTAGTCATTTTCGTCTCTGTTCTGTGTCTCCAGCCATTCGGATGATTTTTGAAGTCACACAGTTAGAATCGGTGTTTGAAATTTCAGAAGGGGATATCCTTGTTGCTTAG
- a CDS encoding CPBP family intramembrane glutamic endopeptidase → MRINLAYLQNRPIFLRVGGFIFVLLLMWLPVAAPIYLLLWFPAIAPFVTIKLDSNTVSIVTMVVLYAEFLFLLRLWSQQIYQRTDTFKYYGLEISRQNVVETVQGLAIGLSSVLILFGLQGFFGWLRWQQSPIFFTQIALEGLAVGLGVGFAEELFFRGWLLEELHHEYTPSTALWADAVIFASLHFIKPLEAILQTLPQFPALLLLGLTQVWGKRWRRGRLGLPIGLHGGLVWGYYMINVGQLTKYTGVVPDWVTGIHHNPLMGVMGVGFMGILAWGMRLRGKGKEFLSSQ, encoded by the coding sequence ATGAGAATTAATTTGGCTTATTTACAAAACCGTCCCATCTTTTTACGTGTGGGTGGTTTTATTTTTGTCTTGTTATTAATGTGGTTGCCTGTAGCAGCACCCATATATTTACTGTTATGGTTTCCAGCGATCGCCCCCTTTGTGACGATCAAACTCGACTCTAATACAGTTAGTATCGTGACGATGGTGGTGTTATATGCAGAATTTCTGTTTTTACTGAGGTTGTGGAGTCAACAAATTTACCAGAGGACAGATACTTTTAAATATTATGGTTTAGAGATTTCCCGCCAAAATGTAGTGGAAACGGTACAGGGATTGGCAATAGGGTTAAGTAGTGTACTGATATTATTTGGTTTACAGGGGTTTTTCGGTTGGTTGAGGTGGCAACAATCCCCTATATTTTTCACTCAAATAGCTTTAGAAGGTTTAGCTGTAGGTTTGGGAGTAGGTTTTGCAGAAGAATTATTCTTTCGGGGATGGTTACTAGAAGAGTTACATCATGAATACACCCCATCTACAGCATTATGGGCAGATGCTGTGATTTTTGCCAGCTTACATTTTATTAAACCTTTAGAGGCAATCCTGCAAACCTTACCCCAATTTCCTGCACTTTTACTGTTGGGTTTAACTCAAGTCTGGGGAAAGCGCTGGCGTAGAGGTAGACTTGGCTTACCCATTGGTTTGCATGGGGGTTTAGTTTGGGGATATTACATGATAAATGTCGGGCAACTGACGAAATACACAGGAGTCGTTCCGGATTGGGTGACAGGTATTCATCACAATCCCTTGATGGGGGTGATGGGAGTTGGGTTTATGGGAATTTTGGCTTGGGGGATGAGGTTAAGGGGAAAGGGTAAGGAATTTCTTTCTAGTCAATAG
- a CDS encoding bifunctional 4-hydroxy-2-oxoglutarate aldolase/2-dehydro-3-deoxy-phosphogluconate aldolase — MELHQSWLTLVKKYRAIAVIRAPEISLGKKMALAMAAAGMDLIEITWNSDRPAELINILQAELPDCVIGAGTLLHRQHLQEAIATGAKFLFTPHLDVEMLAIARQENIPIIPGALTPTEIVTAWQYGASCVKVFPVSSLGGISYIKSLRAPLPQIPLIPTGGVTLDNAQDFIKAGAVAVGLSGELFPQELVASNNWQAIAARAQKLRQTLS, encoded by the coding sequence ATGGAATTGCATCAAAGTTGGTTAACCTTAGTTAAAAAGTATCGAGCGATCGCCGTGATTCGTGCGCCAGAAATCTCTCTGGGAAAAAAAATGGCTTTAGCGATGGCAGCAGCAGGAATGGATTTAATTGAGATTACCTGGAATAGCGATCGCCCCGCAGAATTAATCAATATCTTACAAGCAGAGTTACCTGACTGTGTGATTGGTGCAGGAACATTGCTCCACAGACAACATCTGCAAGAAGCGATCGCGACGGGAGCTAAGTTCTTATTTACACCTCACCTTGATGTGGAGATGCTAGCAATTGCAAGGCAAGAAAATATACCAATTATCCCAGGGGCACTTACACCTACGGAAATAGTTACAGCTTGGCAATATGGTGCTAGCTGTGTCAAAGTCTTCCCAGTCTCATCCCTTGGTGGTATCAGTTATATCAAAAGCTTGCGAGCACCATTACCGCAAATACCCTTAATTCCTACAGGGGGCGTTACCTTAGACAATGCCCAGGATTTTATCAAAGCTGGTGCTGTTGCAGTCGGTTTAAGTGGAGAGTTGTTTCCCCAGGAGTTAGTGGCTAGCAATAATTGGCAGGCGATCGCCGCACGAGCGCAAAAACTCAGACAAACATTATCTTAA
- a CDS encoding bifunctional nuclease family protein — MIEMRVAGIALDAITRSPIVLLKDASERRALPIYIGQEQAKAIMGALDINQKPPRPLTHDLIVNILEAWNMTLERVIIHSLQKDTFYAALILSQGEIKKEIDARPSDAIAVALRTNSPIWVMEEVIADASIPVDRDADEAEQEAFREFVSNLRPEDLIKRFGNEDS, encoded by the coding sequence ATGATTGAAATGAGAGTCGCTGGCATAGCATTAGATGCCATAACCCGCAGCCCTATTGTACTGTTGAAAGATGCTTCTGAACGCCGCGCTTTGCCGATATATATTGGGCAAGAACAGGCGAAAGCCATCATGGGCGCATTAGATATTAATCAGAAGCCACCTCGCCCTTTAACTCATGACTTGATTGTAAATATTCTAGAGGCGTGGAATATGACTCTGGAGCGGGTGATTATTCATTCTTTACAAAAGGATACTTTCTATGCAGCATTAATTCTCAGTCAAGGGGAAATCAAGAAAGAAATTGATGCTCGTCCGAGTGACGCGATCGCCGTTGCTCTGCGTACCAATAGCCCTATCTGGGTGATGGAAGAAGTCATTGCCGATGCATCAATTCCTGTGGATCGGGATGCAGATGAAGCAGAACAGGAAGCTTTCCGGGAATTCGTCTCTAACCTGCGTCCTGAAGATTTAATCAAGCGTTTTGGAAATGAAGACAGCTAA
- the clpS gene encoding ATP-dependent Clp protease adapter ClpS has translation MSVETLSKSSTSRKLAPQYRVLLHNDTYNSMEFVVHTLLTTVPSLTQPQAVSIMMEAHTNGLALVITCAQEHAEFYCETLKSHGLTSTIEPDE, from the coding sequence GTGTCAGTTGAAACCCTGTCAAAGAGTTCTACATCTCGCAAGTTAGCCCCCCAATACCGCGTTTTGCTCCATAACGATACCTACAACTCTATGGAGTTTGTTGTTCATACTTTGCTAACGACTGTACCTAGCCTGACTCAACCCCAGGCTGTGAGTATTATGATGGAAGCGCATACAAACGGGTTAGCTTTAGTCATTACTTGTGCCCAAGAACACGCTGAGTTTTATTGTGAGACTCTCAAGAGTCATGGATTGACAAGTACTATTGAACCAGATGAGTAA
- a CDS encoding DUF1997 domain-containing protein has product MLTQFIASQSVEITVPRYPIPIQHYLRQPQRLVHSLVDSTRIQQLSDEIFRLKMRPLNFLSLTIQPTVDMRVWAANNSTIYLRSLACEILGIEYINQRFDLNLKGYLSPYETGQETRLKGQADLQVQVDLPPPFSLTPKPIIETAGNGLLKSVLLTIKQRLLHQLLNDYRFWVNSQIQENSLSSDKHDLNILNPEV; this is encoded by the coding sequence ATGCTCACTCAGTTTATCGCTTCGCAATCAGTAGAAATTACTGTTCCTCGCTATCCAATACCAATTCAGCACTATTTACGTCAACCTCAGCGTCTGGTACATTCCTTAGTTGATTCGACGAGAATTCAGCAACTTTCAGATGAAATATTTCGCTTAAAAATGCGCCCTCTCAATTTTTTGTCTTTAACTATTCAACCAACTGTAGATATGAGAGTTTGGGCAGCAAACAATAGTACTATTTATTTGCGATCGCTAGCTTGTGAAATTCTCGGTATCGAGTATATTAACCAACGATTTGATTTGAATTTAAAGGGGTATCTATCACCCTATGAAACAGGTCAGGAAACTCGTCTGAAAGGTCAAGCAGACTTGCAAGTACAAGTAGATTTACCTCCTCCATTTTCCTTAACACCGAAGCCAATTATTGAAACTGCTGGCAATGGTTTACTGAAAAGTGTCCTACTGACAATCAAGCAAAGATTATTACATCAGCTACTGAATGATTATCGCTTCTGGGTGAATAGTCAAATACAAGAAAATTCCCTATCCTCAGATAAGCATGACTTAAATATACTTAACCCAGAAGTCTAA
- a CDS encoding riboflavin synthase, giving the protein MFTGLIQALGTVKPLGGDSWQITCVTQAETMMLDLAYGDSVAVDGVCLTVEEVSSRGFTATASPETLRRTTLGMDSPEGKYVNLETSLRVGGKVGGHFVMGHVDGVGQLVAAEKTATSWEMTFTAPEAIARYLVPKGSIAINGISLTVANYNHELSQFTVAVIPITYSDTNLRHLLPGSWVNLEGDILGKYVEKFLNPRKATESSVSDSISLAFLAENGYL; this is encoded by the coding sequence GTGTTTACAGGATTAATCCAAGCATTAGGAACCGTCAAACCTCTAGGGGGAGACTCTTGGCAAATAACTTGCGTGACTCAAGCAGAAACAATGATGCTGGATCTCGCCTATGGTGATAGTGTGGCAGTGGATGGAGTGTGTTTAACAGTAGAAGAAGTTTCTTCCCGTGGCTTTACTGCTACTGCTTCGCCGGAAACTCTTCGTCGTACTACCCTGGGAATGGACTCCCCAGAAGGGAAGTATGTCAATCTGGAAACTTCCCTAAGGGTTGGTGGCAAGGTTGGAGGACATTTTGTTATGGGACACGTTGATGGTGTTGGGCAGTTAGTTGCTGCTGAGAAAACAGCTACTTCCTGGGAAATGACTTTTACTGCACCAGAGGCGATCGCCCGTTATCTTGTTCCCAAAGGTAGTATTGCGATTAATGGCATCAGTCTTACCGTTGCTAACTACAACCATGAACTATCTCAGTTTACAGTCGCGGTTATTCCCATTACCTACAGTGACACTAATTTACGTCACCTACTTCCTGGTAGTTGGGTAAATCTCGAAGGTGATATTCTCGGAAAGTACGTGGAAAAATTCCTCAACCCCAGAAAAGCAACGGAAAGTTCAGTCTCTGACTCTATTTCTTTAGCATTCCTTGCAGAAAATGGTTATTTGTAA
- a CDS encoding TIGR03960 family B12-binding radical SAM protein — translation MTVAVEKLITSDILKPARYLGNELLAVHKSWDGAIVRWVLTYPEIYEVGASNLGHIILYNILNAQPRQLCDRAYLPGQDLATKLRETNTSLFAVESRRTLQEFDILGFSLSYELGATNILEMLDLAQIPLTWRERDNGNYPLIFAGGQTATSNPEPYSDYFDFIALGDGEELLPEIGLVIEEGKTAGLSREELLLDLAQVPGVYVPRFYTMAENGSVRPQRQGVPQRILRRVATPIPAYSVGLVPYVQTVHDRLTIEIRRGCTRGCRFCQPGMLTRPARDVEPEKVVDAIEKGMRTTGFNEFSLLSLSCSDYLALPAVGMEIKNRLQNENISLSLPSQRVDRFDENIANILGGTRQGGLTFAPEAGTQRMRDIVNKGLTNEELLRGVKTAWEQGWDKIKLYFMIGLPGETDIDVLGIAETVNWLQRECRGQGRRPLAFNITVSNFTPKPHTPFQWHSVSTAEFTRKQQLLRQEFRRMRNVKINFTDVRISAMEDFIGRGDRTLAPVLKRAWELGAGMDSWYDGLDKAFAAWEAAIAEAGLTWKYRQVQNGEWNVFDGENQENIEANNLTSFSPSHSAFDKPLPWDHIDTGITKQWLQEDLQKALAAATVPDCSFEGCSHCGVCGTDFGHNIVIPPPEIPKFAGEFIPNTTKNQRLRIWFGKQGNMALVSHLDLMRLFDRVIRRGNIPIAFTGGFHPSPRISIANALPLGATSSGEIVDLELTQKVDITEFHQKIQQVLPPDIPIYAVQELDLKAPAATQALETAEYLLTVATTPAASPRQWQDWIATILAQTEFWQEQTSKSGKTQLVNLRDRLAELAIIDTNSHLVASAVTLRYAGSCRNDGTLLRPEQILHMLEQVSGAEFQLLHIHRNHLVLRT, via the coding sequence GTGACTGTTGCAGTAGAAAAATTAATTACATCGGATATTTTAAAGCCTGCTCGCTACCTAGGGAATGAACTGCTAGCGGTACACAAGTCCTGGGATGGAGCAATTGTCCGTTGGGTATTAACCTATCCAGAGATATATGAAGTTGGAGCATCTAATTTAGGGCATATTATCCTCTACAATATTCTCAATGCTCAACCTCGCCAGTTATGCGATCGCGCCTATTTACCAGGACAAGATTTAGCCACAAAGCTCAGAGAGACAAACACATCTCTATTTGCTGTGGAGTCCCGGCGAACGCTGCAAGAATTTGATATCCTAGGATTCAGCCTCAGCTACGAACTCGGTGCAACCAACATTCTCGAAATGTTGGACTTGGCTCAAATCCCTCTAACTTGGCGCGAACGAGACAACGGTAATTATCCTTTGATTTTTGCCGGTGGGCAAACCGCCACTTCTAACCCTGAACCCTACAGTGACTACTTTGATTTTATTGCCCTGGGTGATGGTGAAGAACTACTCCCAGAAATTGGTTTAGTCATCGAAGAAGGCAAAACCGCAGGATTGAGCCGGGAAGAACTACTTCTGGACTTAGCACAGGTTCCAGGTGTATATGTACCTCGCTTTTACACCATGGCAGAGAATGGTTCTGTTCGTCCCCAGCGTCAGGGTGTACCCCAGCGCATACTCAGACGAGTGGCTACTCCCATCCCTGCCTATTCCGTCGGTTTAGTCCCCTACGTGCAAACAGTACATGACCGTTTAACCATTGAAATTCGGCGCGGTTGTACTCGCGGATGCCGTTTCTGCCAACCAGGAATGTTGACTCGACCAGCAAGGGATGTAGAACCAGAAAAGGTTGTCGATGCTATTGAAAAGGGAATGCGGACAACAGGTTTTAATGAATTTTCTTTGTTGTCCTTGAGTTGCTCTGATTACTTGGCACTACCGGCTGTAGGCATGGAAATCAAAAATCGTTTACAAAACGAAAATATTTCCCTTTCCCTACCTAGTCAAAGAGTTGATAGATTTGATGAAAATATTGCCAATATTCTTGGAGGTACGCGACAGGGAGGACTAACTTTTGCCCCAGAAGCGGGCACGCAACGGATGCGAGATATTGTGAATAAAGGCTTGACGAATGAAGAATTGTTGCGGGGAGTCAAAACTGCCTGGGAACAAGGATGGGATAAAATCAAGCTCTACTTCATGATTGGTTTGCCAGGAGAAACTGATATTGATGTGTTAGGGATAGCAGAGACAGTCAACTGGTTACAGAGGGAATGCCGGGGACAAGGCAGAAGACCTCTAGCTTTTAATATCACAGTCTCTAATTTTACACCCAAGCCCCACACACCTTTTCAGTGGCACTCTGTTTCCACAGCAGAATTTACACGCAAACAGCAACTCCTACGGCAAGAATTTCGCCGGATGAGAAATGTGAAGATAAACTTTACCGATGTGCGCATCTCCGCTATGGAAGATTTTATCGGTAGGGGCGATCGCACCCTTGCTCCCGTACTAAAACGGGCATGGGAGCTAGGCGCAGGTATGGACTCTTGGTATGATGGATTAGACAAAGCTTTTGCTGCTTGGGAAGCCGCGATCGCAGAAGCTGGATTAACCTGGAAATACCGCCAAGTCCAAAACGGTGAGTGGAATGTCTTTGATGGAGAAAACCAGGAAAATATAGAAGCAAATAATTTGACTTCATTTTCCCCTTCCCACTCTGCCTTTGACAAACCCCTACCTTGGGACCATATCGACACAGGTATTACAAAACAATGGCTGCAAGAAGATTTACAAAAAGCTTTAGCTGCGGCAACTGTCCCCGATTGTTCCTTTGAAGGTTGTTCCCATTGCGGTGTGTGCGGTACTGATTTTGGTCACAACATCGTCATCCCACCCCCAGAAATTCCCAAATTTGCCGGGGAATTTATCCCTAACACAACTAAGAATCAGCGCCTACGCATCTGGTTCGGCAAGCAAGGTAATATGGCATTAGTTAGTCATCTAGACTTAATGCGACTATTTGACCGAGTCATCCGTCGTGGGAATATCCCCATTGCTTTTACTGGCGGATTTCATCCCTCACCCCGGATTTCCATTGCGAATGCTCTACCATTAGGAGCAACTAGTAGTGGTGAAATTGTCGATTTAGAGTTAACCCAAAAAGTTGACATCACTGAATTTCATCAGAAAATCCAACAAGTTCTACCTCCAGATATACCTATTTATGCCGTCCAAGAGTTAGATTTGAAGGCACCTGCGGCAACACAGGCTTTAGAAACAGCCGAGTACTTGCTCACCGTTGCCACTACACCAGCAGCATCACCAAGACAATGGCAAGATTGGATTGCTACTATTCTGGCTCAAACAGAATTTTGGCAGGAGCAAACCAGTAAATCTGGAAAAACCCAGCTAGTAAATCTGCGCGATCGCCTAGCAGAATTAGCGATTATTGATACTAATTCCCATCTAGTAGCATCCGCAGTCACTCTCCGTTATGCAGGTAGTTGTCGAAATGATGGTACACTCTTGCGCCCAGAGCAAATTCTGCATATGCTAGAGCAAGTAAGTGGTGCAGAATTCCAACTACTGCACATTCACCGTAACCATTTGGTTTTACGGACTTAA
- a CDS encoding aldo/keto reductase encodes MRYRRFGKTNLHLSVFSLGTMRYLADSENAWQTIEKAIALGINHIETARGYGKSEEYLGTALKRGLSVPRSQLHITSKIPPTPDADTMSRYIDESLERLQVDYLDCLGIHGLNTWEHLEWVKAQNGCMAAVQKAVDDGRVKYIGFSTHAPLEIILHSINTDFFSFVNLHYYYFFQRNAPVLEVAAAKDMGIFIISPADKGGKLYTPPQKLANLCHPFSPLELNYRFLLADQRISTLSVGAANPQELIIPLQVAERDRELTIEEITTIERIENYYDQALNTDKCSQCYQCLPCPENINIPEVLRLRNLAVAYDMNDYGEYRYGMFENAGHWFPGMKADKCTECGECLPRCPENLNIPHLLADTHERLKGKIGRRLWG; translated from the coding sequence ATGCGATACCGACGTTTTGGTAAAACTAATCTGCACCTCTCAGTATTTTCTCTGGGAACCATGCGTTATCTTGCTGATTCAGAAAATGCATGGCAAACCATAGAAAAGGCTATAGCTCTGGGAATTAACCATATTGAAACTGCACGCGGCTATGGAAAAAGTGAGGAGTATTTAGGCACAGCCTTGAAACGGGGCTTATCCGTACCGCGATCGCAACTACACATCACCAGCAAGATTCCTCCGACTCCAGACGCAGACACCATGAGTCGCTATATTGATGAGTCCCTAGAACGGTTGCAAGTAGATTATCTTGACTGTCTAGGGATTCATGGTTTAAACACTTGGGAGCATTTGGAGTGGGTAAAAGCCCAAAATGGTTGTATGGCAGCAGTACAAAAAGCTGTCGATGATGGCAGAGTTAAATACATTGGTTTTTCGACTCACGCCCCTTTAGAAATTATTCTCCACTCTATAAATACAGATTTTTTTAGTTTCGTCAATCTGCATTATTACTATTTTTTTCAACGCAATGCTCCAGTATTGGAAGTTGCTGCGGCTAAGGATATGGGTATATTTATTATCTCCCCAGCAGATAAAGGCGGAAAACTCTACACACCTCCCCAAAAACTGGCAAACTTGTGTCATCCTTTTTCTCCGTTGGAGTTAAACTATCGTTTTTTACTTGCAGATCAGAGAATTTCTACCCTGAGTGTGGGAGCAGCAAACCCTCAGGAATTAATTATTCCGCTACAGGTTGCAGAGAGAGATAGGGAATTAACGATAGAAGAAATAACCACAATTGAGAGGATAGAAAATTACTATGATCAAGCTTTAAATACAGACAAATGTAGTCAGTGCTATCAATGTTTACCTTGTCCAGAAAATATCAATATTCCGGAAGTTTTAAGGCTAAGAAATTTAGCAGTTGCCTATGATATGAATGATTATGGAGAATATCGTTACGGCATGTTTGAAAATGCTGGACATTGGTTTCCTGGAATGAAGGCAGATAAATGTACAGAATGTGGTGAATGTTTACCAAGGTGTCCAGAAAATTTAAATATTCCGCATTTATTAGCAGATACCCACGAAAGGTTAAAAGGTAAAATTGGTAGACGATTATGGGGATAA
- a CDS encoding ribonuclease HII, with translation MTVKGQNPGNWIELSEDFSGYVAGIDEVGRGALFGPVVAAAVILPYDALPELIAAGIKDSKKLSINRRINLAAKICTAAVDWKIGFASTAEIDQINILQATLLAMKRAVLKLKMQPQLCLVDGNQEIKNLLLPQQTLVKGEERSLSIAAASIVAKVWRDDLIIRLARKYPMYDLQSNKGYGSPKHLLALQTCGVSPLHRKSFHPCQINYSVEV, from the coding sequence ATGACAGTCAAAGGACAGAACCCAGGGAACTGGATAGAATTATCTGAAGATTTTTCGGGATATGTGGCAGGTATTGATGAAGTTGGACGAGGTGCATTGTTTGGTCCAGTTGTCGCAGCAGCTGTCATACTTCCCTATGATGCTTTGCCGGAACTGATAGCAGCTGGTATTAAAGATAGTAAAAAGCTGTCAATCAATCGCAGAATCAACTTAGCAGCCAAAATATGTACAGCTGCCGTTGATTGGAAAATCGGTTTTGCTTCGACAGCAGAAATTGATCAGATAAATATCTTGCAGGCAACCTTGCTAGCAATGAAACGGGCTGTATTGAAGTTAAAAATGCAACCTCAGTTGTGCTTAGTTGATGGCAACCAGGAAATTAAAAATTTGCTGTTGCCGCAGCAAACTCTTGTCAAAGGAGAAGAGCGATCGCTCTCTATTGCTGCTGCTAGTATTGTTGCTAAAGTCTGGCGAGACGACTTGATCATACGTCTTGCCCGCAAGTATCCTATGTACGATTTACAAAGCAATAAAGGTTATGGTAGTCCTAAGCATCTTTTAGCATTGCAAACCTGTGGAGTATCACCCCTGCACCGCAAGTCCTTTCATCCCTGCCAGATAAATTATTCTGTTGAGGTTTAA
- a CDS encoding Rne/Rng family ribonuclease: MPKQIIIAEQHQIAAVYSEDQIQELVVATGHHQIGDIYLGVVENVLPGIDAAFVNIGDPERNGFIHVTDLGPLRLRRTSAAITELLTPQQKVLVQVMKEPTGTKGPRLTGNITLPGRYVVLMPYGRGVNLSRRIRNENERNRLRALAILIKPAGMGLLVRTEAEGKPEEAIIEDLESLQKQWELIQQEAQSTRAPALLNRDDDFIQRVLRDMYGADVNRIVVDSSTGLKRVKQYLQNWSGGQTPQGLLIDHHRDRSPILEYFRINAAIREALKPRVDLPSGGYIIIQPTEALTVIDVNSGSFTRSATARETVLWTNCEAATEIARQLRLRNIAGVIVVDFIDMEARRDQLHVLEHFNKALRADKARPQIAQLTELGLVELTRKRQGQNIYELFGQTCTTCGGLGHIVRLPGESETKIPTPSEAPPERFAPLPQREREPRLPVTRLAEPRETYEGFGESYDNDLEVTPLNLVNHPSYQEIGDARKRRTRRSRIGITGGNGKDEPRVITPLGLPHDPDIDLDVETDLPGVDIPTPTLGKVGWGERGDRAKSSRADLIKPVVEPPEIVSVEMTTDEQDVYALMGVSPLKKIEREFKNEKSVIINIVQPGQVHSPAPEVETPTPVVSQPIVIRKSTITTPEPEPVIVEVKEETPVQEPSPVIVNTTEETESNTVRRRVRRRSSAVTTDETDD, from the coding sequence ATGCCAAAACAAATTATTATCGCCGAGCAGCATCAAATCGCTGCGGTTTATTCTGAAGATCAGATACAAGAACTAGTAGTTGCTACAGGACATCACCAAATAGGTGATATTTATCTAGGAGTAGTAGAAAATGTCCTCCCTGGGATAGATGCAGCTTTTGTCAATATAGGAGACCCAGAGCGAAATGGTTTTATTCATGTCACAGATTTAGGACCTTTACGTCTACGCCGCACCTCCGCAGCCATCACCGAATTGCTGACACCCCAGCAAAAAGTCCTAGTACAAGTGATGAAGGAGCCAACTGGGACAAAGGGACCGAGACTCACAGGGAATATTACTTTACCAGGACGATATGTAGTTCTTATGCCCTATGGGCGGGGTGTGAATCTTTCTCGCCGGATTCGGAATGAAAATGAACGCAACCGTTTACGAGCCTTAGCGATATTAATTAAACCTGCCGGTATGGGTTTATTAGTACGTACAGAAGCAGAAGGCAAGCCCGAAGAAGCAATTATCGAAGATTTGGAATCATTGCAAAAGCAATGGGAATTGATTCAACAGGAAGCCCAGTCCACAAGAGCGCCAGCTCTGCTGAATCGTGACGATGACTTTATTCAGCGCGTATTGCGAGATATGTACGGTGCAGATGTCAACCGTATCGTTGTTGATTCCAGTACAGGCTTAAAACGGGTAAAACAGTACCTGCAAAACTGGAGTGGGGGACAGACACCGCAAGGATTACTCATCGATCATCACCGCGATCGCTCACCGATTCTAGAATATTTCCGTATCAATGCTGCGATTAGAGAAGCTCTCAAACCCAGGGTAGACCTGCCCTCTGGTGGTTATATTATCATCCAACCCACAGAAGCCTTAACAGTAATTGATGTCAACTCTGGTTCCTTTACCCGTTCTGCCACTGCCAGAGAAACAGTCCTCTGGACAAACTGCGAAGCTGCGACAGAAATTGCTCGTCAACTGCGTCTGCGGAATATTGCCGGGGTCATAGTTGTTGATTTTATTGATATGGAAGCTAGACGTGACCAGCTCCACGTCCTAGAACATTTTAACAAAGCCCTGAGAGCAGACAAAGCTCGTCCCCAGATAGCCCAGCTTACCGAGTTAGGTTTAGTAGAGCTAACACGTAAACGCCAAGGTCAAAATATTTACGAACTATTTGGTCAAACTTGTACTACCTGCGGTGGTTTAGGTCATATAGTGCGTCTACCAGGAGAATCCGAGACAAAAATCCCTACTCCTTCAGAAGCTCCACCAGAACGTTTTGCCCCCTTACCCCAGCGAGAACGAGAACCCAGATTACCTGTAACTCGTCTAGCAGAACCACGGGAAACCTATGAAGGATTTGGCGAAAGTTATGACAATGATTTAGAAGTTACACCCTTAAATTTGGTCAATCATCCCAGTTACCAAGAAATTGGAGATGCCAGAAAACGCCGTACCCGTCGTAGTCGTATAGGAATAACTGGTGGTAATGGCAAAGATGAACCACGAGTAATTACTCCCTTGGGACTACCCCATGATCCAGATATAGACTTAGACGTAGAGACTGATTTACCTGGAGTTGATATTCCCACACCCACCTTAGGTAAAGTTGGTTGGGGTGAAAGAGGCGATCGCGCTAAAAGTTCGCGAGCTGATTTAATTAAACCAGTAGTAGAACCACCAGAAATTGTCTCAGTTGAGATGACGACTGATGAACAAGATGTTTACGCTCTTATGGGTGTATCTCCCCTGAAAAAAATAGAGCGGGAATTTAAAAATGAGAAATCAGTCATCATTAATATAGTTCAACCTGGTCAAGTTCATTCCCCTGCTCCTGAAGTTGAGACACCCACTCCTGTTGTCAGTCAACCCATAGTCATTCGTAAATCAACTATCACCACCCCAGAACCAGAACCTGTTATTGTCGAAGTCAAGGAAGAGACTCCAGTTCAGGAGCCATCTCCAGTCATAGTCAACACCACTGAAGAAACAGAGAGTAACACTGTTAGACGTCGTGTCCGTCGTCGTTCTTCCGCAGTCACAACAGATGAGACAGATGATTGA